A single region of the Vanessa tameamea isolate UH-Manoa-2023 chromosome 18, ilVanTame1 primary haplotype, whole genome shotgun sequence genome encodes:
- the LOC113398489 gene encoding pupal cuticle protein 36-like — MKLLIVLSVIACGYADKLDRTYLPPKSAATAGGSPGALTAPGFQSGTDFGQGLPSGSGRQPGAAGFDQSSSSGFGQGPSGSPRPSSANGFGLSDSAQSNNGFGPSKLGGTSRGSSYDSAFESRVPSTSTFASSQIGANDAGFGQSNAFNQGLGSGPSGPNVAQVSTPERAQASADRNAEILKYINENNGESYRYSYETSNGISAEESGEATNGVRAQGGYSYTGDDGKSYSVTYTADENGYQPQGEHLPTPHPIPEEILRSIEENARAAAAGTQEGAYRPEEYESEPQSPQQYNTGSTFNQGQNFGSAQGFQSAQGQAGSQPQINKFATNQGVSGRPSGPSGQYGEVNQGLTTGVSQANQGQGQEVNGFKSQNGFGSSGQGSISQYRPQINKPTSYSAGSTSTGSGSNTNAGAFGFGNKDNQFGQANTPSSGNQFSSGSTSNQGQVYQPSLGSQGSSFGSQQGSQYKPENQPIGSAGSSGQGTRYQSNENVFNAGQSSTGQNTQYGPSAGSNTASGQSTSYNGNQNSQSSSPVGRGPQYQQNGNQAGSNVGTSQGTQAQFASANKFASGASGSAGSAGSAIQAPYQYNRPGQSFETKPQGPFNNAGSKGTNGRANQDNQRGIDQFGGPRQPPSFSPQEGYKY; from the exons ATGAAGCTG CTCATAGTCCTGTCAGTTATTGCGTGTGGATATGCCGACAAGTTGGATAGGACATATCTTCCACCAAAAAGCGCTGCAACGGCTGGTGGTAGTCCAGGCGCATTAACAGCACCGGGATTCCAATCAGGAACTGATTTTGGACAAGGCCTCCCATCGGGTTCAGGACGTCAACCTGGAGCTGCAGGATTTGATCAGTCTAGCTCCTCTGGATTCGGTCAAGGACCCTCAGGAAGTCCACGGCCCTCAAGTGCAAATGGATTCGGTTTATCGGACAGTGCTCAAAGCAATAATGGATTTGGCCCTTCCAAATTAGGTGGAACTTCACGTGGTAGCTCGTATGATTCAGCATTTGAATCTCGTGTCCCTTCCACTTCCACTTTTGCTTCATCTCAAATCGGAGCCAATGACGCTGGTTTTGGTCAATCAAATGCTTTCAACCAAGGTCTTGGCTCAGGACCATCAGGCCCAAATGTGGCTCAAGTGTCTACACCGGAACGTGCACAAGCATCAGCTGACAGAAATGCTGAAATCCTGAAatacattaatgaaaataatggtGAATCTTATAGATACAGCTACGAAACATCCAACGGGATATCTGCTGAAGAGTCTGGTGAAGCTACAAATGGTGTTAGAGCACAAGGAGGATATTCTTATACAGGTGACGATGGGAAATCGTATTCTGTGACCTATACTGCTGATGAAAACGGATATCAACCACAGGGTGAACATTTACCCACACCTCATCCCATCCCCGAGGAAATATTAAGGTCTATTGAAGAAAACGCAAGAGCAGCAGCTGCTGGTACACAAGAAG gtgcGTACCGACCCGAAGAATATGAATCTGAACCACAATCACCACAACAATATAACACCGGTAGCACATTTAATCAAGGTCAGAATTTTGGTTCCGCTCAAGGTTTCCAATCAGCTCAAGGGCAAGCCGGAAGCCAACCACAAATCAATAAATTCGCAACGAACCAAGGTGTTTCTGGGCGTCCAAGTGGTCCGTCAGGTCAGTATGGTGAAGTGAATCAAGGTTTAACCACAGGTGTAAGCCAAGCGAACCAAGGACAAGGACAAGAGGTCAACGGTTTTAAATCCCAGAATGGTTTTGGATCGTCTGGACAAGGCTCAATAAGTCAGTACCGtcctcaaataaataaaccgaCTAGCTACTCAGCTGGATCAACTTCTACAGGATCTGGATCAAATACCAACGCAGGTGCTTTCGGTTTCGGTAATAAAGATAATCAATTCGGTCAGGCTAATACACCTTCGTCAGGAAATCAATTTAGCTCTGGTAGTACTTCCAACCAAGGTCAAGTTTATCAACCTTCATTGGGATCTCAAGGGTCATCATTTGGATCTCAACAAGGTTCTCAATATAAACCTGAAAACCAACCAATCGGATCTGCAGGTTCTTCTGGACAAGGTACACGTTACCAATCTAACGAGAATGTATTTAATGCTGGCCAATCTTCCACTGGCCAAAACACTCAATATGGGCCATCTGCTGGTTCAAATACTGCCTCAGGTCAGAGCACCTCATACAATGGAAACCAAAACTCTCAATCGTCAAGCCCAGTTGGACGTGGTCCTCAATATCAACAAAATGGAAACCAGGCTGGATCGAATGTTGGTACAAGCCAGGGTACGCAGGCACAATTCGCATCAGCTAATAAATTTGCATCTGGTGCTTCAGGCTCAGCTGGTTCAGCTGGCTCAGCAATTCAGGCACCTTACCAGTATAACCGACCTGGTCAGAGCTTCGAGACAAAACCACAAGGTCCTTTCAATAACGCTGGGTCTAAGGGCACCAATGGAAGAGCGAATCAAGATAATCAGAGAGGTATTGATCAATTTGGTGGACCTCGTCAACCCCCAAGTTTCAGTCCACAGGAAGGTTATAAATATTAG